The proteins below are encoded in one region of Metabacillus dongyingensis:
- a CDS encoding DUF4855 domain-containing protein, translating into MSGYLLASELNIHNSICMLPCGGMTDKDITDWSAEDLKYYQINQENPAAVQSLFKSFIFNPISFRKDHYIHPMFSGFGEKTDIHDWELAIEHVFMKDMNFYALNANAAERTEVWMGVPYPAPQQRNFGAVDGKNLDFSLNEDRLTGVKWWMDQFLIRWDKEKQLLDKLDFKGFVWQRGSIQENDEELVQGFTGYTKEKSVYSFWLPFLGSYGAIKCKELGFDASCIHANYYGNTHLDYNWIIHSSNFSQFYHTGVQIIFGKGITFNDTHILDYLNWGIRALYMTNNALVTYQFPNQTMKDVFHNHRTEYGYIANFLNKTYQWTVYPGMPYK; encoded by the coding sequence TTGTCTGGATATTTATTAGCCAGTGAGCTTAACATTCACAATTCAATCTGTATGCTGCCCTGCGGAGGTATGACAGATAAAGACATCACTGACTGGTCGGCCGAAGATTTAAAATACTATCAGATCAATCAGGAAAATCCTGCTGCTGTTCAATCTTTATTCAAAAGTTTTATCTTTAATCCTATTTCCTTTAGAAAAGACCATTATATCCACCCTATGTTTTCAGGTTTTGGCGAGAAGACGGATATTCATGATTGGGAACTTGCTATTGAGCATGTTTTTATGAAAGATATGAATTTTTACGCACTAAATGCAAATGCAGCGGAAAGAACAGAGGTTTGGATGGGTGTTCCTTATCCTGCTCCACAACAAAGAAACTTTGGTGCAGTTGATGGAAAAAACTTGGATTTTTCGCTTAATGAGGACCGGTTAACTGGTGTGAAATGGTGGATGGATCAATTCCTTATTCGTTGGGACAAGGAAAAGCAGCTTCTTGATAAGCTTGATTTTAAGGGTTTTGTCTGGCAAAGAGGTTCTATTCAGGAAAATGATGAGGAGTTGGTTCAAGGTTTTACAGGCTATACAAAAGAGAAAAGTGTTTACTCATTTTGGCTGCCTTTTTTAGGATCCTACGGAGCAATTAAATGCAAAGAACTTGGATTTGATGCGTCGTGTATACATGCAAACTACTATGGTAACACACATTTGGATTATAACTGGATCATTCATTCAAGCAATTTTTCACAATTTTATCACACTGGAGTGCAGATCATTTTTGGAAAAGGGATTACGTTTAACGATACACACATACTGGATTACTTAAACTGGGGTATACGTGCTCTTTATATGACAAACAACGCCTTAGTTACCTATCAATTTCCAAATCAAACGATGAAAGATGTGTTTCATAACCACCGAACAGAATATGGATATATTGCCAACTTTTTAAATAAAACGTATCAGTGGACTGTTTACCCTGGAATGCCATATAAGTAA
- a CDS encoding glycosyltransferase family 4 protein yields the protein MRIFHGTTEIAGQMGILSSALVDKGHHSLGYNTFHSYLGYKDFLVNTDEQFLEENQTKLIDEYDLFHFHYNTTMCREFSDLEKIHAKQKKMIMHHWGNDVRFHEQAKINNPYAYTGDSPPNETMHDRLTKVTAYISEAIVQDYEVYEYVKNYYKKVHVLPIAIDLKFFKPDFPSKDKKVPLILHAPTNPAFKGTEHVEAAIEKLKEKYEFTYKRIEKMNHDEVIALYKEADIIVDQILCGSYGLLSVESMALGKPVVTFIRPDLVATFPDQLPIVNANPDTVYDQVEQLLKNPELRESLGKQGRKYVESTHCKHVVVDKLLDIYSQIEKNN from the coding sequence ATGAGAATCTTTCATGGAACTACTGAGATAGCCGGTCAAATGGGTATTTTAAGTTCAGCCTTAGTAGATAAAGGACATCATTCTCTTGGCTACAATACGTTTCACTCCTATTTGGGCTATAAAGATTTTTTAGTCAACACGGATGAACAATTTCTGGAAGAGAATCAAACGAAATTAATTGATGAGTACGATCTCTTTCATTTTCACTATAATACAACGATGTGCAGAGAGTTTTCGGATCTTGAAAAAATTCATGCAAAACAGAAGAAAATGATTATGCATCATTGGGGAAATGATGTCAGGTTTCATGAGCAGGCGAAAATAAACAACCCTTACGCATACACAGGAGACTCGCCGCCTAATGAGACCATGCATGATAGACTGACAAAGGTCACTGCCTATATTTCAGAAGCGATCGTACAGGATTATGAAGTCTATGAGTATGTGAAAAATTATTATAAAAAAGTTCACGTACTTCCAATCGCCATTGACCTTAAATTTTTCAAACCGGACTTTCCTTCAAAAGATAAAAAAGTGCCTTTAATTCTCCATGCTCCTACAAATCCCGCTTTTAAAGGAACAGAGCATGTAGAAGCTGCAATTGAAAAGCTAAAAGAAAAATATGAATTCACATATAAGAGAATTGAGAAAATGAATCATGATGAAGTAATTGCCCTTTATAAAGAGGCAGACATTATTGTTGACCAGATCCTTTGCGGTTCCTATGGATTGTTGAGCGTTGAGTCTATGGCTCTCGGCAAGCCTGTCGTGACATTCATAAGACCTGATTTAGTAGCCACTTTTCCAGATCAGCTTCCTATTGTGAATGCAAACCCTGATACAGTTTACGATCAGGTTGAACAATTGCTGAAGAATCCTGAGCTCCGTGAATCTCTTGGCAAACAAGGCCGAAAATATGTTGAATCTACTCATTGCAAGCATGTGGTTGTAGATAAATTACTTGATATTTATAGTCAAATCGAAAAAAATAACTAA
- a CDS encoding NAD-dependent epimerase/dehydratase family protein, whose protein sequence is MFGNVLVTGGAGFLGSQLVKTLIPTSDHIFILDNLSTGTKAAIPPSDKITFYQGCITDEAVLNEILPKVDYIFHFACKNLVLSVDNVYADFHTNVLGGFTLLRKAKELSPRLKRFVYASTASVYGNAEILPTPESYYNIKLPYSASKFTTEHYCDVYFNMYQLPVTTLRFSNVYGPGQLISNPYCGVIAKFFDSAENGLPLQIFGDGKQTRDFTYVEDAMDATILAAVSDIAIGEKYNVGTGKETSILQLASSIKQVTGTHTLANDFHPKRSVDVVQRRCMNTAKIEQELNWKKNHTLLEGLKKTKQWLKGL, encoded by the coding sequence TTGTTCGGAAACGTGTTGGTCACAGGCGGAGCAGGTTTTCTAGGATCACAGCTCGTTAAAACATTAATACCCACATCAGACCATATCTTTATCCTTGATAATTTATCAACCGGTACAAAAGCAGCTATACCTCCATCAGATAAAATCACATTCTATCAAGGCTGCATTACAGACGAAGCTGTATTAAATGAAATCCTGCCGAAAGTTGATTATATCTTCCACTTTGCGTGCAAAAATCTCGTACTCTCTGTTGATAATGTTTATGCTGATTTTCATACGAATGTCTTGGGAGGATTTACGCTGCTGCGCAAAGCAAAAGAATTATCCCCGCGCCTAAAACGATTTGTCTATGCATCTACTGCTTCCGTCTATGGAAATGCTGAAATTCTTCCTACTCCTGAATCTTACTATAATATTAAACTGCCATATTCAGCGAGTAAATTTACGACAGAGCATTACTGTGATGTTTATTTCAATATGTACCAGCTGCCCGTCACAACGTTAAGGTTCTCAAACGTATACGGTCCGGGACAGCTCATTTCAAATCCTTATTGCGGGGTTATCGCAAAATTTTTTGATTCAGCAGAAAACGGTCTGCCGCTGCAAATTTTCGGGGACGGAAAACAAACCAGGGACTTTACCTATGTAGAAGATGCGATGGATGCGACAATTCTCGCGGCAGTATCAGATATTGCAATAGGAGAGAAATACAATGTTGGAACCGGTAAAGAAACAAGCATTTTACAATTAGCGTCGAGCATCAAACAAGTAACAGGCACTCATACACTTGCAAATGACTTTCATCCAAAGCGCAGTGTAGATGTTGTGCAGAGAAGATGCATGAATACGGCTAAAATTGAGCAGGAGCTGAACTGGAAAAAAAATCATACTCTGCTTGAAGGACTTAAGAAAACTAAACAATGGCTGAAGGGATTGTAA
- a CDS encoding Gfo/Idh/MocA family protein has protein sequence MIIRFGLIGCGFISKRHIKAIADCRQAELSAVSDLKEDRMQEAIADFKKHAGDNREVSAYLNYQEMLQNENIDVIVITTISSLHAKMTIEALNANKHVILEKPMALSIEEANEIIALSAVKQKKVMVCHQLRFLPLLSKMKEVIASGKIGAPYYAIASIRINRSAHYYETAPWRGTWKHDGGMLLNQGIHLVDLMQWFLGDAEKVSGEILQKNKSKETEDAALGIVTFKNGARGIIEANVISQPNNIGYALSVFGEKGTLSVEGPSLSKVSRWHINGEIMEIEKLEQFSRAADEQLAMYENFICSLGEKNAELLLSEIEGKKALEIIFAMYQSALTNQSVQLPMKEFSTVNMLKEERD, from the coding sequence ATGATCATTCGATTCGGACTCATTGGCTGCGGATTTATCTCAAAGCGCCACATTAAAGCCATTGCAGATTGCAGGCAAGCTGAATTGTCTGCAGTAAGTGACCTTAAGGAAGACAGAATGCAGGAAGCAATCGCGGACTTCAAAAAGCATGCAGGAGATAACCGCGAGGTCTCTGCTTACTTGAATTATCAGGAGATGCTTCAAAATGAGAACATTGATGTCATTGTTATTACAACGATTTCAAGTCTGCATGCAAAAATGACTATAGAGGCTTTAAACGCAAATAAACACGTCATATTAGAAAAACCAATGGCATTATCTATAGAAGAAGCAAATGAAATCATTGCACTGAGTGCAGTAAAGCAAAAAAAAGTGATGGTCTGCCACCAGCTCAGATTTCTTCCTCTGTTAAGCAAAATGAAAGAGGTCATAGCGAGCGGGAAAATTGGAGCTCCTTATTATGCGATCGCGTCGATTCGCATTAATCGTTCTGCACACTATTATGAAACCGCACCCTGGAGAGGAACATGGAAACATGACGGGGGCATGCTCCTTAATCAGGGTATTCATTTGGTTGACTTAATGCAGTGGTTTTTAGGAGATGCAGAAAAAGTTTCCGGTGAAATTCTTCAAAAGAACAAATCCAAAGAAACAGAGGATGCCGCGCTTGGCATTGTAACTTTTAAAAATGGAGCAAGAGGCATCATTGAAGCTAACGTAATTTCACAGCCAAATAATATAGGGTATGCACTTTCTGTTTTTGGTGAAAAGGGGACACTCTCTGTTGAAGGTCCATCACTGAGCAAGGTCTCACGCTGGCACATTAATGGTGAAATAATGGAAATTGAAAAGCTTGAGCAGTTTTCCCGCGCTGCTGACGAACAGCTTGCCATGTATGAAAACTTTATTTGCTCATTAGGAGAAAAGAATGCTGAACTTTTACTTTCAGAAATTGAAGGGAAAAAAGCGTTGGAAATTATCTTTGCTATGTACCAATCTGCTTTGACAAATCAGTCTGTCCAGCTGCCGATGAAAGAATTCTCGACAGTAAATATGCTTAAAGAAGAGAGGGATTAA
- a CDS encoding DegT/DnrJ/EryC1/StrS family aminotransferase: MINLVDLQRQFQSIKNEVLKAIEHVYDSGQYILGPKVNELETKIAGKLGVTDAIAVGNGTDALVMVLDALDIGPGDEVITTPFTFFASAEAISRVGATPVFADVDPETFNIDPVKIDAVITEKTKAIIPVHLFGQPADMDEINELASNHGLYVIEDACQAFGATYKKKRVGSLADVACFSFFPTKNLGTIGDGGIITTSNHELALKLKKLRMHGSSKKYYHDTIGYNSRLDEIHAAILLVVLEKIDDWNERRRACAKIYREELNAVLGITSPAEAADRTHIYHLFCAQSKERDFYLNLLQSNQIQAGVYYPQCLHLQEVYKNLSYQEGDFPVAEQLSQTLFAIPMHPFLYKEEQEKIISILRTSSGGKKK, encoded by the coding sequence ATGATTAATTTAGTAGATTTGCAAAGGCAATTTCAGTCCATTAAGAATGAAGTGCTGAAAGCAATTGAACATGTTTACGATTCAGGTCAGTACATTTTAGGTCCGAAAGTAAATGAACTTGAAACGAAAATTGCAGGAAAGCTTGGAGTAACGGACGCAATTGCAGTAGGCAATGGTACAGATGCACTTGTTATGGTACTCGACGCACTTGACATAGGACCAGGCGATGAGGTCATCACGACTCCCTTTACTTTTTTTGCAAGTGCAGAAGCCATCTCGAGAGTTGGGGCAACACCGGTCTTTGCAGATGTTGATCCTGAAACATTCAACATAGATCCAGTGAAAATTGATGCTGTGATTACGGAAAAAACGAAAGCCATTATACCTGTGCACCTTTTCGGACAGCCGGCAGATATGGATGAGATCAATGAATTGGCCAGCAATCATGGTTTGTATGTCATTGAAGATGCATGTCAGGCCTTTGGTGCCACATATAAAAAGAAAAGAGTCGGAAGCTTGGCAGATGTTGCTTGTTTTTCATTTTTTCCTACCAAAAATCTTGGAACAATTGGAGATGGAGGCATTATCACAACTTCAAATCATGAGCTTGCATTAAAATTAAAGAAACTCCGCATGCATGGAAGCTCTAAAAAATATTATCATGACACGATTGGATACAATAGCCGCTTGGACGAAATCCATGCAGCCATCCTGCTTGTTGTACTCGAGAAAATCGATGATTGGAATGAACGAAGACGTGCCTGCGCAAAAATCTATCGTGAAGAGCTGAATGCCGTTTTAGGAATCACATCGCCTGCTGAAGCAGCTGACCGGACACATATCTATCATCTCTTCTGTGCCCAGTCTAAAGAAAGAGATTTCTATTTAAATTTGCTGCAGAGCAATCAGATTCAAGCAGGAGTATATTACCCGCAATGTCTGCACCTCCAGGAAGTTTATAAGAATCTGAGTTATCAAGAAGGAGATTTCCCGGTTGCAGAACAGCTTTCCCAAACTCTTTTTGCCATTCCGATGCATCCTTTCCTATATAAAGAAGAACAAGAGAAAATTATTTCTATCCTTCGCACTTCATCGGGAGGAAAAAAGAAATGA
- a CDS encoding nucleotide sugar dehydrogenase, with protein MADKYKGKLAVIGLGFVGLPLSVTLAEKGFQVYGIDVDVRKIASLNQKISYIDDISQERLEHAVENQSFIPTDDYEIMKSVQSIIVCVPTPLTKDKNPDLKYVESAGAEIAKHLQKGQLVILESSTFPGTTKEVLLPLLEKQGLQAGIDFFLANSPERIDPGNKQYAVTQIPKVVGGVTAACQKAAHDLYSQVYDQVVLVSSTEAAELTKLLENTFRFVNISFMNEMAVLCDDLNINIWEVIDAAATKPYGYTPFYPGPGIGGHCIPVDPLYLQWKLLQSKKSSDFISLSDNVNVKMVHYVVNRTNELLSKGKDVKSAKVLLYGVTYKKDVADIRDSTAVEVFEEFLDRGTDVYYHDPLIHEMKMNGITYKSADLTEELLKEMDCVVILTDHTQIPLSLIEEHAVLIFDTRNATRKLTDSDKLFRLGDGKKVQ; from the coding sequence GTGGCAGATAAATATAAAGGTAAACTTGCAGTCATAGGTTTAGGTTTCGTCGGCCTTCCCCTATCTGTTACACTGGCAGAAAAAGGATTTCAAGTGTACGGCATCGATGTAGACGTCAGGAAGATAGCTTCTTTAAATCAAAAAATCAGTTACATTGATGACATAAGTCAAGAAAGATTAGAACATGCAGTGGAAAATCAGTCATTTATTCCAACTGATGACTATGAAATCATGAAAAGCGTTCAGTCCATCATTGTATGTGTACCTACACCGCTTACTAAAGATAAAAACCCGGATTTAAAGTATGTAGAAAGTGCAGGTGCAGAAATTGCAAAGCATCTGCAAAAAGGCCAGCTTGTCATCCTTGAGAGCTCTACCTTTCCAGGAACAACGAAAGAAGTGCTGCTTCCGTTGCTTGAAAAACAGGGACTGCAAGCAGGAATAGACTTTTTCCTGGCCAATTCACCTGAGCGGATCGATCCAGGCAATAAACAGTATGCTGTAACGCAAATTCCCAAAGTGGTCGGCGGCGTGACAGCAGCGTGTCAAAAAGCTGCACATGACTTATATTCGCAAGTCTATGATCAAGTTGTTCTAGTATCATCAACAGAAGCTGCTGAATTAACAAAGCTGCTGGAAAATACTTTCCGCTTTGTCAATATTTCGTTTATGAATGAAATGGCCGTTTTATGTGACGATTTGAACATTAATATTTGGGAAGTCATTGATGCTGCAGCTACAAAGCCCTACGGATATACACCTTTTTATCCGGGTCCTGGAATAGGGGGACATTGTATTCCGGTTGATCCCTTATATCTTCAGTGGAAGCTGCTTCAATCGAAAAAAAGCAGTGATTTTATCTCCCTTTCTGATAATGTGAATGTGAAAATGGTTCACTATGTGGTAAATCGGACAAATGAATTGCTTTCAAAAGGAAAAGATGTTAAATCAGCTAAAGTTCTGCTTTATGGGGTAACGTATAAAAAAGATGTGGCAGACATACGTGATTCAACAGCGGTCGAAGTGTTTGAGGAATTTCTTGATAGAGGAACAGACGTATACTATCACGATCCGCTCATACATGAGATGAAAATGAATGGAATAACATATAAAAGCGCAGATTTAACAGAGGAGCTTCTAAAAGAAATGGATTGTGTTGTAATTTTAACAGATCATACGCAGATTCCGCTCAGTCTGATTGAAGAACACGCAGTTCTGATATTTGATACAAGAAATGCAACTAGAAAACTGACTGATTCTGATAAACTTTTCCGCTTAGGTGACGGGAAAAAAGTTCAGTAA